From Acidimicrobiales bacterium, one genomic window encodes:
- a CDS encoding ATP-binding cassette domain-containing protein, giving the protein MTDAIRATGLVKRYGEVTALAGLDLTVPEGTVLGLLGPNGAGKTTAVSILSTLLVPDEGQATIAGADLISEPDEVRRRIGLSGQFAAVDEVLTGYENLDMVGRLYRMGAKASRARATELLERFDLVDAADRPVKTYSGGMRRRLDLAGALVASPPVLFLDEPTTGLDPRSRIDLWVIIRELVERGSTLLLTTQYMEEADQLADDIVVIDHGQAIAQGTADELKTRIGGERIEVIVADPADLETARSVLTTVAVGDVEVTETARRLLAPVSGGAESLARTLQGLGEAHIEVSDVGLRRPTLDDVFLTLTGHHAGENGSRTDDGSEDAR; this is encoded by the coding sequence ATGACTGATGCGATCCGTGCCACCGGCCTGGTGAAGCGCTACGGCGAGGTGACCGCACTGGCCGGGCTGGATCTCACGGTGCCCGAAGGAACCGTGCTGGGTCTCCTCGGGCCCAACGGCGCGGGCAAGACCACCGCGGTGTCGATCCTGTCGACGTTGCTCGTGCCCGACGAGGGGCAGGCCACCATCGCCGGTGCCGACCTCATCTCGGAGCCGGACGAGGTGCGGCGACGGATCGGGCTGTCGGGACAGTTCGCCGCGGTCGACGAGGTGCTCACCGGCTACGAGAACCTCGACATGGTCGGCCGTCTCTACCGGATGGGCGCCAAGGCGTCGCGGGCCCGGGCCACCGAACTCCTCGAACGCTTCGACCTGGTCGACGCGGCCGATCGGCCGGTGAAGACCTACTCGGGAGGCATGCGGCGCCGCCTCGATCTGGCCGGCGCGCTGGTGGCGTCGCCGCCCGTGCTGTTCCTCGACGAGCCCACCACCGGGCTCGACCCCCGCAGCCGCATCGACCTGTGGGTGATCATCCGCGAGCTGGTCGAGCGGGGGTCCACCCTGTTGCTCACCACGCAGTACATGGAGGAGGCCGACCAGCTGGCCGACGACATCGTGGTGATCGACCACGGGCAGGCCATCGCCCAGGGCACGGCCGACGAGCTCAAGACCCGGATCGGCGGCGAACGCATCGAGGTGATCGTGGCGGATCCGGCCGACCTGGAGACCGCCCGGTCGGTGTTGACGACCGTGGCCGTGGGCGACGTCGAGGTCACCGAGACGGCGAGACGGCTGTTGGCGCCGGTGTCGGGAGGCGCCGAGTCGCTCGCTCGCACCCTGCAGGGTCTCGGCGAGGCGCACATCGAAGTGAGCGACGTCGGGCTGCGTCGACCGACCCTCGACGACGTGTTCCTCACCCTCACCGGTCATCACGCCGGCGAGAACGGATCCCGCACCGACGACGGCTCGGAGGACGCACGATGA
- a CDS encoding ABC transporter permease, producing the protein MNQLRWMLADTAVIAKRNVIKITRVPEVMVFVLMSPVMFVLLFGYVFGNSIAVEGTSYREFLIAGIFAQTVMFGATFTGAGIAEDMQKGIIDRFRSLPMSRAAVLAGRTISDVVYNLLSLLIMAVTGLAVGWRIRGSILDAVLGIFLLLLFAYAVSWIMAYVALLVPSVEVVNNASFMVIFPLSFVANTFVPSDDLPGPLKAFAEWNPVSTVTQACRELFGNIPEGTPEPDAWPLQHPVLYTLGWVALIVAVFGPLSVGRYNKASHR; encoded by the coding sequence ATGAACCAGCTCCGTTGGATGTTGGCCGACACCGCGGTCATCGCGAAGCGCAACGTGATCAAGATCACCCGGGTGCCCGAGGTGATGGTGTTCGTGCTGATGTCGCCGGTCATGTTCGTGCTGCTGTTCGGCTACGTGTTCGGCAACTCGATCGCCGTCGAAGGGACCAGCTATCGCGAGTTCCTGATCGCCGGCATCTTCGCCCAGACCGTCATGTTCGGTGCCACGTTCACGGGCGCCGGTATCGCCGAGGACATGCAGAAGGGAATCATCGATCGGTTCCGCTCGCTGCCGATGTCCCGGGCCGCCGTGCTGGCCGGGCGCACCATCAGCGACGTCGTCTACAACCTGCTCTCCCTGCTGATCATGGCCGTCACCGGCCTCGCCGTCGGCTGGCGCATTCGGGGGTCGATCCTCGATGCCGTTCTCGGGATCTTCCTGTTGCTCCTGTTCGCCTACGCGGTGTCGTGGATCATGGCCTACGTGGCGCTGCTCGTGCCGAGCGTGGAGGTCGTCAACAACGCTTCGTTCATGGTGATCTTTCCGCTCAGCTTCGTGGCCAACACCTTCGTGCCGTCCGACGATCTGCCCGGTCCGTTGAAGGCGTTCGCCGAATGGAACCCGGTCTCGACCGTCACGCAGGCCTGCCGCGAGCTCTTCGGCAACATCCCCGAGGGCACCCCCGAACCCGACGCGTGGCCGCTCCAGCACCCGGTGCTCTACACCCTCGGCTGGGTTGCGCTCATCGTCGCCGTGTTCGGGCCGCTGTCGGTCGGCCGCTACAACAAGGCCAGCCACCGCTGA
- a CDS encoding amidohydrolase family protein, translating into MSYELVIRGGTVVDGTGAPGRVADVAVDGGRIAAVGPDLHGERELDASGHVVAPGFIDIHTHYDAQVFWDPGLTPSAFHGVTTVVAGNCGFSIAPTRSEGVGILSRTLQHVEDMSLDTLTVGVPWSEFESFGQYLDAVESRGVGLNYGCYVGHTAVRLYVMGDDAYERAATADEIEEMRGIVADALDAGAIGFATSAAPTHNGDRGRPVPSRVADLDEVRALVEPLRAAGRGVVALLPGGVFSNDDMFALQREIGRPITWTALLTFAGRPYHEGVIGEHDVARAGGVEVWPQVSCRPLIFQMNMEEPFTMNMRPAFAKLMDGSREERIAAYADPSWRAEAWDEVSGRSGALPVNWPALSVAESEAHPELIGRGVVELAEERGCTPLDVVLDLSLEEDLRTRFSSVLANNDEDAIAWLLPRDGVLLGLADSGAHVSQLCDACFATDLLGNWVRERQVMSLERAIHKLTAEPAEVYGLADRGVIEVGRAADLVVFDPATVAPGPLRRVRDFPATGERLTADAPVGMRHVLVNGVPIRVDGEQVPDDVSGRPGVVLRGA; encoded by the coding sequence ATGTCGTACGAGCTCGTGATCCGAGGCGGAACCGTCGTCGACGGGACCGGCGCGCCGGGCAGGGTCGCCGACGTCGCCGTCGACGGGGGACGCATCGCCGCAGTCGGGCCGGACTTGCACGGCGAGCGCGAACTCGATGCGTCGGGGCACGTCGTCGCCCCGGGGTTCATCGACATCCACACGCACTACGACGCGCAGGTTTTCTGGGACCCGGGGCTCACGCCGTCGGCGTTCCATGGCGTCACCACCGTCGTCGCAGGCAACTGCGGGTTCTCGATCGCGCCGACAAGGAGCGAGGGCGTCGGCATCTTGAGCCGCACCCTCCAGCACGTCGAGGACATGAGCCTCGACACGCTCACCGTCGGGGTGCCGTGGTCCGAGTTCGAGTCGTTCGGCCAGTACCTCGACGCGGTCGAGTCCCGCGGGGTCGGCCTCAACTACGGCTGCTACGTCGGTCACACCGCGGTCCGTCTCTACGTGATGGGCGACGACGCCTACGAGCGGGCGGCGACCGCCGACGAGATCGAGGAGATGCGCGGGATCGTCGCCGACGCGCTCGACGCCGGCGCCATCGGGTTCGCCACGTCGGCTGCGCCGACGCACAACGGTGATCGTGGCCGGCCGGTCCCGTCGCGCGTCGCCGACCTGGACGAAGTTCGTGCTCTGGTGGAGCCGCTTCGGGCCGCCGGTCGGGGTGTCGTCGCCCTCCTGCCGGGCGGGGTGTTCTCCAACGACGACATGTTCGCGCTGCAGCGCGAGATCGGCCGCCCGATCACGTGGACCGCGCTGCTCACGTTCGCCGGCCGGCCCTACCACGAGGGGGTGATCGGCGAGCACGACGTGGCCCGCGCCGGGGGAGTGGAGGTCTGGCCGCAGGTGTCGTGTCGCCCGCTGATCTTCCAGATGAACATGGAGGAGCCGTTCACGATGAACATGCGGCCGGCCTTCGCGAAGCTCATGGACGGCTCCCGTGAGGAGCGGATCGCCGCCTACGCCGACCCGTCGTGGCGGGCGGAGGCGTGGGACGAGGTGTCGGGCCGGTCCGGCGCGCTGCCGGTGAACTGGCCGGCGCTGTCGGTTGCCGAGTCCGAGGCGCATCCCGAGCTGATCGGCCGGGGCGTGGTCGAGCTGGCCGAGGAGCGGGGGTGTACGCCACTCGATGTCGTGCTGGATCTCTCGCTCGAAGAGGACCTGCGCACCCGGTTCAGCTCGGTGCTGGCGAACAACGACGAGGACGCGATCGCCTGGCTGCTCCCGCGCGACGGTGTGCTGCTCGGCCTGGCCGACTCGGGAGCTCACGTCAGCCAGCTCTGCGATGCCTGCTTCGCGACGGACCTCCTGGGCAACTGGGTGCGGGAACGTCAGGTCATGTCGCTGGAGCGGGCGATCCACAAGCTCACTGCGGAGCCCGCCGAGGTCTACGGACTCGCCGACCGCGGGGTCATCGAGGTGGGCCGGGCCGCGGACCTGGTGGTGTTCGATCCGGCGACCGTGGCGCCAGGACCCCTCCGGCGGGTGCGGGACTTCCCGGCCACCGGCGAGCGGCTGACGGCCGACGCGCCAGTCGGGATGCGACACGTCCTCGTCAACGGCGTGCCCATCCGTGTGGACGGCGAGCAGGTTCCCGATGACGTCTCGGGCCGGCCCGGTGTGGTCCTGCGGGGCGCCTGA